In one window of Kitasatospora sp. MMS16-BH015 DNA:
- a CDS encoding NAD(P)/FAD-dependent oxidoreductase, giving the protein MTRFESGARVAVVGSGVAGLTAAYELRRAGAVVELFEAQPRLGGHAHTQEVTGADGRVLPLDTGFLVHNERTYPRLTALFRELGVRTRPSEMSMSVRCEGCGLEYAGARGPAGLLARPEALLRGRYLRLLAQVPLFHRRARRLLADPAAGEPTLRAFLVEGGFTPYFASHFVTPLVAAVWSCAPDVAGDYPARYLFTFLANHGLLGVTGSPTWRTVVGGSRTYVERIAERLGAVHRSAPVRAVTRHADGVELVTADGRRTGATAVVIATHADQALRLLADPTRPEREVLGAFRYSRNPTVLHRDASWLPHAVWARASWNYLMPTCSDDSRRVQVSYHLNRLLGLETAEDYLVTLNEQRPVPPEAVVSRTVYEHPVYTTETIAAQRRLPELTTGRTAFAGAYHGWGFHEDGCRSGAEAAAALLGQAPEPVTAARPW; this is encoded by the coding sequence GTGACGAGATTCGAGAGCGGTGCCAGGGTGGCCGTGGTCGGCTCCGGCGTGGCCGGGCTGACGGCGGCGTACGAGCTGCGGCGGGCCGGGGCGGTGGTGGAGCTGTTCGAGGCCCAGCCCCGGCTCGGCGGGCACGCGCACACCCAGGAGGTGACCGGCGCGGACGGCCGGGTGCTGCCGCTGGACACCGGCTTCCTGGTGCACAACGAGCGGACCTACCCCCGACTCACCGCGCTGTTCCGGGAGTTGGGGGTCCGCACCCGGCCGAGCGAGATGAGCATGTCGGTGCGTTGCGAGGGCTGCGGCCTGGAGTACGCGGGTGCCCGGGGCCCGGCCGGGCTGCTGGCCCGGCCGGAGGCGCTGCTGCGCGGGCGGTACCTGCGGCTGCTGGCCCAGGTGCCGCTCTTCCACCGCCGGGCCCGGCGGCTGCTGGCCGATCCGGCGGCCGGCGAGCCCACCCTGCGGGCCTTCCTGGTCGAGGGCGGCTTCACCCCGTACTTCGCGAGCCACTTCGTGACCCCGCTGGTGGCGGCCGTCTGGTCCTGCGCGCCGGACGTGGCGGGCGACTACCCCGCGCGGTACCTGTTCACCTTCCTGGCCAACCACGGCCTGCTCGGGGTGACCGGCTCGCCGACCTGGCGGACGGTGGTCGGCGGCTCCCGCACCTACGTGGAGCGGATCGCCGAACGGCTCGGCGCGGTGCACCGCTCGGCCCCGGTCCGGGCGGTGACCCGGCACGCCGACGGCGTGGAGCTGGTCACCGCGGACGGCCGCCGTACCGGGGCCACGGCCGTGGTGATCGCCACCCACGCCGACCAGGCCCTGCGGCTGCTGGCCGACCCGACCCGGCCCGAACGCGAGGTGCTCGGCGCCTTCCGGTACTCCCGCAACCCCACCGTGCTGCACCGGGACGCCTCCTGGCTGCCGCACGCGGTCTGGGCCCGGGCCTCCTGGAACTACCTGATGCCCACCTGCTCCGACGACTCCCGCCGGGTACAGGTGAGTTACCACCTCAACCGGCTGCTCGGCCTGGAGACGGCGGAGGACTACCTGGTCACCCTCAACGAGCAGCGCCCGGTGCCGCCCGAGGCGGTGGTCTCCCGGACGGTCTACGAGCATCCGGTCTACACCACCGAGACGATCGCCGCCCAGCGCCGGCTGCCCGAACTCACCACCGGCCGCACGGCCTTCGCCGGGGCGTACCACGGCTGGGGCTTCCACGAGGACGGCTGCCGCTCCGGCGCGGAGGCCGCCGCCGCCCTGCTCGGCCAGGCCCCCGAGCCGGTCACCGCTGCGAGGCCGTGGTGA
- a CDS encoding fasciclin domain-containing protein, which produces MFTLRSKTVAALLAAGALATGLTACSSGSSSNSASSSASSPASSTSTGSTGSSAAAMTDQPFGAACAAVPKDGAGSFSGMAKDPVATAASNNPLLSTLVTAVKTAGLVDTLNSAQNVTVFAPTNDAFAKLPKDTLAAVLADKAKLTKILTYHVSPTRLAPTALAGTHKTLEGSDLSVTGSGEDFTVNTNAKVLCGNVQTANATVYIVDTVLMPTS; this is translated from the coding sequence ATGTTCACCCTGCGCTCCAAGACCGTCGCCGCCCTGCTCGCCGCCGGCGCCCTGGCCACCGGCCTGACCGCCTGCTCCTCCGGGAGCAGCTCCAACTCGGCCTCCAGCTCCGCCAGTTCTCCGGCGAGCTCCACCAGCACCGGCAGCACCGGGAGTTCGGCCGCCGCGATGACCGACCAGCCGTTCGGCGCGGCCTGCGCGGCGGTGCCCAAGGACGGGGCGGGCAGCTTCTCCGGGATGGCCAAGGACCCGGTGGCCACCGCCGCCTCCAACAACCCGCTGCTCTCCACGCTGGTGACGGCGGTCAAGACGGCCGGGCTGGTCGACACGCTCAACTCGGCCCAGAACGTCACGGTGTTCGCCCCGACCAACGACGCCTTCGCCAAGCTGCCGAAGGACACCCTCGCCGCCGTGCTCGCCGACAAGGCCAAGCTCACCAAGATCCTCACCTACCACGTGTCCCCGACCCGGCTCGCCCCGACCGCGCTGGCCGGCACCCACAAGACGCTGGAGGGCTCGGACCTCAGCGTGACCGGCTCCGGCGAGGACTTCACCGTCAACACCAACGCCAAGGTGCTCTGCGGCAACGTCCAGACCGCCAATGCCACGGTGTACATCGTCGACACCGTGCTGATGCCCACCTCCTGA
- a CDS encoding tetratricopeptide repeat protein: MQTDPPAAEPPALGPLLRGLRTRAGLSQEELSHRSGISVRAVADLERGRARGPQRRTVQALAQGLGLDEAGARQLEQAASPGRSRPHTARPAATTESGAPGRPVRTAEPRTALLLPRAVADFVGRDRELAEVSAVLDRADAAHAPVVLVCGQPGLGKTAFAVHAAYRLAERFPDGQYSIDLLGMAEEPTSPHEALGRVLSALGVPAGGIPAGTEARSGLFRTVVRDLRAVFVLDNAADEEQIRPLLPGAGRCLTIVTGRRTLAGLEAVHRIELALLQPGEAVELLGRILGPQRVGEEQQAAHRLAELCGQLPLAVRIAGQRLAGRADERLGKMAVQLAREDRRLDLLQAGTLRVRNAFELSYRQLSPPAQVVLRRAALTAGVDFSLESAARLARLPLREAALHADELVDAGLLQPHASAERYRFHDLLKVFAGERLAAQEQPSEREAALDSFAQWLLARTRAAASHFDAKRRHDGSAPDPDPATAPTDRESAKEWLEAEQAEWQAALHRLLAIGRYQEVIATADAVHWFAELNQHWDVWAEVFRCAAKAAEALGRHDDQSTQLTNLAWSLNVSGDDPGLALAAADAASAVARSIEDPQAVCSALAHGATALHRLGRVSEAMERLRQAAELLAPLPESGARLAELFTLNTLGRYLREAGRAEEALEVHRRSDAICRAGVPGKPPELMALYRAATSLHLGNDLVALARWPEAEPWLREALAGFEPADMPTWTAPSRLALGRVLARTGRPEEARRLLRAAHTSLAALRSPQEAEAAAELAALDRPDAEPAS; encoded by the coding sequence ATGCAGACCGATCCACCGGCGGCCGAGCCACCCGCGCTCGGCCCGCTGCTGCGCGGCCTGCGCACCCGGGCGGGCCTGAGCCAGGAGGAGCTGTCGCACCGCTCCGGGATCAGCGTCCGCGCCGTGGCCGACCTCGAACGCGGCCGGGCCCGCGGCCCGCAGCGCCGTACCGTGCAGGCGCTGGCCCAGGGCCTCGGCCTGGACGAGGCCGGCGCCCGGCAGTTGGAGCAGGCCGCGAGCCCCGGCCGCTCCCGCCCGCACACGGCCCGCCCGGCCGCCACCACGGAGAGCGGTGCACCGGGCCGGCCGGTCCGAACGGCCGAGCCGCGGACCGCCCTGCTCCTCCCCCGCGCCGTCGCCGACTTCGTCGGGCGCGACCGGGAGCTGGCCGAGGTCTCGGCGGTGCTGGACCGGGCCGACGCCGCCCACGCCCCGGTGGTGCTGGTCTGCGGGCAGCCCGGGCTCGGCAAGACCGCGTTCGCCGTGCACGCCGCGTACCGGCTGGCCGAACGCTTCCCGGACGGGCAGTACTCGATCGACCTGCTCGGCATGGCCGAGGAACCGACCAGCCCGCACGAGGCCCTCGGCCGGGTGCTCTCGGCGCTGGGCGTGCCGGCCGGCGGCATCCCGGCCGGGACGGAGGCGCGCTCGGGGCTGTTCCGGACGGTGGTCCGCGACCTGCGGGCGGTCTTCGTGCTGGACAACGCGGCGGACGAGGAGCAGATCAGGCCGCTGCTCCCCGGCGCCGGCCGCTGCCTGACCATCGTCACCGGCCGCCGCACGCTCGCCGGCCTGGAGGCGGTGCACCGGATCGAACTCGCCCTGCTCCAGCCCGGGGAGGCCGTCGAACTGCTCGGCCGCATCCTCGGCCCGCAGCGGGTCGGCGAGGAGCAGCAGGCCGCGCACCGGCTGGCCGAGCTGTGCGGGCAGCTGCCGCTGGCCGTCCGGATCGCCGGGCAGCGGCTGGCCGGCCGGGCCGACGAGCGGCTGGGCAAGATGGCGGTCCAACTCGCCCGCGAGGACCGACGCTTGGACCTGCTTCAGGCCGGCACCCTGCGGGTGCGGAACGCCTTCGAGCTGTCCTACCGCCAACTCTCCCCGCCCGCCCAGGTGGTGCTGCGCCGGGCGGCGCTGACCGCGGGAGTCGACTTCAGCCTGGAGAGCGCGGCGAGGTTGGCCCGTCTGCCGCTGCGCGAGGCCGCGCTGCACGCCGACGAACTCGTGGACGCCGGCCTGCTGCAACCCCACGCCAGCGCGGAGCGGTACCGCTTCCACGATCTGCTCAAGGTCTTCGCCGGTGAGCGACTCGCCGCCCAGGAGCAACCGTCCGAACGCGAGGCCGCCCTGGACTCCTTCGCCCAGTGGCTGCTCGCCCGCACCCGGGCCGCCGCCTCGCACTTCGACGCCAAGCGCCGCCACGACGGCTCGGCCCCGGACCCCGACCCGGCCACCGCGCCCACCGACCGCGAGAGCGCCAAGGAGTGGTTGGAGGCCGAACAGGCCGAGTGGCAGGCCGCGTTGCACCGGCTGCTGGCCATCGGCCGGTACCAGGAGGTCATCGCCACCGCCGACGCGGTGCACTGGTTCGCCGAGCTCAACCAGCACTGGGACGTCTGGGCCGAGGTGTTCCGCTGCGCGGCGAAGGCCGCCGAGGCACTGGGCCGGCATGACGACCAGAGCACCCAACTCACCAACCTGGCCTGGTCGCTGAACGTCTCCGGGGACGATCCCGGGCTGGCCCTGGCCGCCGCCGACGCCGCCTCGGCCGTGGCCCGCTCGATCGAGGACCCGCAGGCGGTCTGTTCGGCGCTGGCGCACGGCGCCACGGCCCTGCACCGGCTGGGCCGGGTCAGCGAGGCGATGGAACGGCTGCGGCAGGCCGCCGAGTTGCTGGCCCCGCTGCCGGAGAGCGGGGCCCGGCTCGCCGAGCTCTTCACCCTCAACACCCTCGGCCGCTACCTGCGCGAGGCCGGCCGGGCCGAGGAGGCGCTGGAGGTGCACCGCCGCAGCGACGCGATCTGCCGGGCCGGCGTGCCCGGCAAGCCGCCCGAGCTGATGGCCCTCTATCGGGCGGCCACCTCGCTGCACCTCGGCAACGACCTGGTGGCCCTGGCACGTTGGCCCGAGGCCGAGCCCTGGCTGCGCGAGGCCCTGGCCGGCTTCGAACCCGCCGACATGCCGACCTGGACGGCCCCGAGCCGGCTCGCCCTCGGCCGCGTGCTCGCCCGCACCGGCCGCCCCGAGGAGGCCCGCCGCCTGCTCCGCGCCGCCCACACCTCCCTCGCCGCACTCCGCAGCCCCCAGGAGGCCGAGGCCGCCGCCGAGTTGGCGGCCCTGGACCGACCGGACGCCGAACCGGCGTCCTGA
- a CDS encoding anti-sigma factor domain-containing protein, whose translation MTTSPDLHTLTGAYAAHALADTEREAFEQHLARCPACSAEVDEFAATLARLGVAEAVPVPPALKARVLAALPEVRQLAPSGQLSPAGAPAGRPRGWWARHGSKFALAAAVALAAGLGGVAVQQHQDADQARQAAARASASAAAAAAESARFGAVLAAPDARTATARDGGGSGTVVWSAAQGQAAFLAAGLPQPKAGTTYQLWFNDAGVMRPAGLLGSGDGSLVLAGAIGGAAGVGVTVEPAGGSAHPSGAPVLLLPFS comes from the coding sequence ATGACCACGTCGCCCGATCTGCACACGCTCACCGGGGCCTACGCGGCCCACGCGCTGGCCGACACCGAGCGGGAGGCGTTCGAGCAGCACCTGGCCCGGTGCCCGGCCTGCTCGGCGGAGGTGGACGAGTTCGCCGCCACGCTGGCCCGGCTCGGCGTGGCCGAGGCCGTGCCGGTGCCGCCCGCGCTCAAGGCCAGGGTGCTGGCCGCGCTGCCCGAGGTCCGCCAGCTGGCGCCCAGCGGTCAGCTCTCCCCGGCCGGTGCCCCGGCGGGCCGGCCGCGCGGCTGGTGGGCCCGGCACGGGTCCAAGTTCGCGCTGGCGGCGGCCGTCGCCCTCGCGGCGGGGCTCGGCGGGGTCGCGGTGCAGCAGCACCAGGACGCCGACCAGGCCCGGCAGGCGGCGGCTCGGGCCAGCGCCTCGGCCGCCGCGGCGGCCGCCGAGTCGGCCCGGTTCGGCGCGGTGCTGGCCGCTCCCGACGCCCGGACGGCCACCGCCCGGGACGGCGGCGGGTCCGGCACCGTGGTCTGGTCGGCCGCCCAGGGCCAGGCCGCCTTCCTGGCCGCCGGCTTGCCCCAGCCCAAGGCCGGCACCACCTACCAGCTCTGGTTCAACGACGCCGGGGTGATGCGCCCGGCCGGACTGCTCGGCAGCGGCGACGGTTCGCTGGTGCTCGCCGGGGCGATCGGCGGCGCGGCGGGGGTGGGGGTGACGGTGGAGCCGGCCGGCGGTTCGGCCCACCCGAGCGGGGCGCCGGTGCTGCTGCTCCCGTTCAGCTGA
- a CDS encoding sigma-70 family RNA polymerase sigma factor, with product MSTVVPLATPRWRGPDLKELVAKVAFGDQDAFARLYDAVAGPVFGLVRRVLRDPAQSEEVTQEVMLELWRTAARYRPDRGEVLPWVLTMAHRRAVDRVRSAQAAADRDQRAAAQAHAPVFDETAELAEGRLEREQVRRCLKTLTELQRESVTLAYYRGYSYPEVAEMLGTPLGTVKTRMRDGLIRLRDCLGVGA from the coding sequence GTGAGCACCGTCGTGCCGCTCGCCACCCCGAGGTGGCGGGGGCCGGATCTCAAGGAGCTGGTCGCCAAGGTGGCCTTCGGCGACCAGGACGCGTTCGCACGACTGTACGACGCGGTAGCCGGGCCGGTGTTCGGGCTGGTCCGGCGGGTGCTGCGGGACCCGGCGCAGTCGGAGGAGGTGACGCAGGAGGTGATGCTGGAGCTCTGGCGCACCGCCGCCCGCTACCGCCCCGACCGCGGCGAGGTGCTGCCGTGGGTGCTGACCATGGCGCACCGCCGGGCCGTGGACCGGGTCCGCTCCGCGCAGGCCGCCGCCGACCGGGACCAGCGGGCCGCTGCCCAGGCGCACGCCCCGGTGTTCGACGAGACCGCCGAGCTGGCCGAGGGCCGGCTGGAGCGGGAGCAGGTGCGGCGCTGCCTGAAGACGCTCACCGAGTTGCAGCGCGAGTCGGTGACCCTGGCCTACTACCGGGGTTACTCCTATCCGGAGGTGGCCGAGATGCTCGGCACACCGCTCGGCACCGTCAAGACCCGGATGCGGGACGGCCTGATCCGGCTCCGCGACTGCCTGGGGGTGGGGGCATGA
- a CDS encoding DegT/DnrJ/EryC1/StrS aminotransferase family protein codes for MSMSTSVPRSVTTVRLPVADDLSVPYTRTEICAEAREAARVVLESGWVTSGPQTQLFEGEFAGLVGARHAVAVSSGTAALELVLRDLRLPPGGLVLVPDLTFCGAAQAVLHAGLRPLLVDVEPATGMPTAATVRRAVRAFGRPEALMALHYAGAPAPLRELGEAAGLPPHRVVEDAAHALGTFLGGRPVGALSRAACFSFAAGATLPIGEGGMITTEDDDLAAGCRRARLHGMSTDDWRRHQPGGAWQYAVEEPGLKANLTDLQAAIGRAQLRHLAGWQRRRAVLAARYTARLSGVPGLTTPRPPTAGLHSWQLYVLRVGPEYPLRRNRLVARLAEHGIGSSVHFIPLHRLGYLRRAALRPPEGLPGADALFPELLSLPLHPGLTESQVDRVCAVIAEAEADPGPGVRP; via the coding sequence ATGAGCATGTCGACCTCCGTACCGCGCAGCGTCACCACCGTGCGGCTGCCGGTGGCTGACGACCTGTCGGTGCCGTACACCCGCACCGAGATCTGCGCCGAGGCCCGCGAGGCCGCGCGAGTGGTCCTGGAGTCCGGCTGGGTGACCAGCGGGCCGCAGACCCAGCTCTTCGAGGGCGAGTTCGCCGGGCTGGTCGGTGCCCGGCACGCCGTGGCGGTCAGCTCCGGCACGGCCGCGCTCGAACTGGTGCTGCGGGACCTCCGGCTGCCGCCGGGCGGCCTGGTGCTGGTGCCCGACCTGACCTTCTGCGGGGCCGCCCAGGCCGTGCTGCACGCGGGCCTGCGGCCGCTGCTGGTGGACGTGGAGCCCGCCACCGGGATGCCCACCGCCGCGACGGTGCGCCGGGCCGTCCGGGCCTTCGGACGGCCGGAGGCGCTGATGGCCCTGCACTACGCCGGGGCGCCGGCCCCGCTGCGCGAGCTCGGCGAGGCCGCCGGGCTGCCGCCGCACCGGGTGGTGGAGGACGCCGCGCACGCGCTCGGCACCTTCCTCGGCGGGCGGCCGGTCGGGGCGCTGAGCCGGGCCGCCTGCTTCAGCTTCGCCGCCGGGGCCACCCTGCCGATCGGTGAGGGCGGCATGATCACCACCGAGGACGACGACCTGGCCGCCGGCTGCCGGCGGGCCCGGCTGCACGGGATGTCCACCGACGACTGGCGGCGCCACCAGCCCGGCGGCGCCTGGCAGTACGCCGTCGAGGAGCCCGGCCTCAAGGCCAACCTCACCGACCTCCAGGCCGCCATCGGCCGCGCCCAGTTGCGCCACCTGGCCGGCTGGCAGCGCCGCCGCGCCGTGCTGGCCGCCCGCTACACCGCCCGGCTGAGCGGTGTCCCCGGCCTGACCACGCCCCGCCCGCCCACCGCAGGTCTGCACTCCTGGCAGCTCTACGTGCTGCGGGTCGGCCCCGAGTACCCGCTGCGGCGCAACCGCCTGGTCGCCCGGCTGGCCGAACACGGCATCGGCAGTTCGGTGCACTTCATCCCGCTGCACCGGCTCGGGTACCTCCGCCGCGCCGCGCTGCGCCCGCCCGAGGGCCTGCCCGGCGCCGACGCGCTCTTCCCCGAGCTGCTCTCGCTGCCGCTGCACCCCGGCCTCACCGAATCCCAGGTCGACCGGGTCTGCGCCGTCATCGCGGAAGCCGAAGCCGACCCCGGACCGGGGGTGCGTCCCTGA
- a CDS encoding molybdopterin-dependent oxidoreductase, which produces MGAAVTGLAAAAAAVGAGELAAALTGPDSAPVIAVGSAAIDLTPTPLKEYAVRTFGTHDKPVLLTGIYLTMAALAALAGLIAARHRRTGAALFLLFGALGTWAALSRPTATASHALPSLAAAAVGAATLLFLTSRLPAAAPEIDPSPVSPAEPPRPARRTFLLATTGTFAIAAVAGYGGRRLADSRSDVSAARAAIRLPAPPVPARPIPASAHPAVPGLPGFRTATDDFYRVDTALTLPRIDPREWTLRVRGLVDHPLLLSFDELLRRPLTELDHTLSCVSNEVGGPYVSTTRWLGASLPDLLRQAGVRAGADQLVGRSSEGMSIGTPLAAVLDGRTALLAVAMDGEPLPLAHGFPCRTVVPGLYGYTSATKWLVDLEVTTFAAYDPYWVRRGWDRTGLVRTASRIDVPAPFARVPAGEVTVAGTAWATHRGIAAVEVRVDGGPWAEATLAADAGPDLWRQWSYQWSNARPGTHRLEVRATDATGAVQPEARAAPFPSGATGWHSTVVTVT; this is translated from the coding sequence ATGGGGGCTGCGGTGACCGGGCTGGCGGCCGCCGCAGCGGCCGTGGGGGCCGGGGAGCTGGCGGCGGCCCTGACCGGGCCGGACAGCGCCCCGGTCATCGCGGTCGGCTCCGCCGCCATCGACCTGACGCCGACTCCGCTCAAGGAGTACGCCGTCCGCACCTTCGGCACCCACGACAAGCCCGTCCTGCTCACCGGCATCTACCTCACCATGGCGGCCCTGGCCGCCCTCGCCGGACTCATCGCCGCCCGCCACCGCCGCACCGGCGCCGCCCTCTTCCTCCTCTTCGGCGCCCTCGGCACCTGGGCCGCCCTCTCCCGCCCCACCGCCACCGCCTCCCACGCCCTGCCGTCCCTCGCCGCAGCCGCCGTCGGCGCCGCCACCCTGCTGTTCCTCACTTCCCGACTCCCCGCTGCCGCACCGGAGATCGATCCCTCACCGGTCTCCCCGGCGGAGCCGCCCCGCCCCGCCCGCCGCACCTTCCTGCTCGCCACCACCGGCACCTTCGCCATCGCCGCCGTGGCCGGCTACGGCGGCCGCCGCCTCGCGGACAGCCGCTCCGACGTCTCCGCCGCCCGGGCCGCGATCCGCCTGCCCGCCCCGCCCGTGCCGGCCCGCCCGATCCCGGCGTCCGCTCACCCGGCCGTCCCCGGGCTGCCCGGATTCCGCACCGCCACCGATGACTTCTACCGGGTCGACACCGCCCTCACCCTCCCCAGGATCGACCCGCGCGAGTGGACCCTCCGGGTGCGCGGCCTGGTCGACCACCCCCTGCTGCTGAGCTTCGACGAGCTGCTGCGGCGCCCCCTCACCGAGCTCGACCACACCCTCAGCTGCGTCTCCAACGAGGTCGGCGGCCCGTACGTCTCGACCACCCGGTGGCTCGGCGCCTCGCTGCCGGACCTGCTGCGGCAGGCCGGAGTCCGGGCCGGGGCCGACCAGTTGGTGGGGCGCTCCAGCGAGGGGATGTCGATCGGCACCCCGCTGGCCGCCGTGCTCGACGGCCGCACGGCCCTGCTGGCCGTGGCGATGGACGGCGAACCGCTGCCGCTCGCCCACGGGTTCCCGTGCCGGACGGTGGTGCCCGGACTGTACGGGTACACCTCGGCCACCAAGTGGCTGGTCGACCTGGAGGTGACCACCTTCGCCGCGTACGACCCGTACTGGGTGCGGCGCGGCTGGGACCGGACGGGGCTGGTCCGGACGGCCTCCCGGATCGACGTGCCGGCTCCGTTCGCCCGGGTCCCGGCCGGGGAGGTCACCGTGGCGGGCACCGCCTGGGCCACCCACCGCGGGATCGCGGCGGTCGAAGTCCGGGTGGACGGCGGCCCGTGGGCCGAAGCCACCCTCGCGGCCGACGCCGGGCCGGACCTCTGGCGGCAGTGGAGCTACCAGTGGTCAAACGCCCGACCCGGCACCCACCGCCTCGAGGTCCGCGCCACCGATGCCACCGGCGCCGTCCAGCCGGAGGCCCGCGCCGCCCCGTTCCCGTCCGGCGCCACCGGCTGGCACAGCACGGTGGTCACCGTCACCTGA
- a CDS encoding SDR family oxidoreductase: MPSTPPPAPAAPQRCLVTGATGYLGGRLVPELLEAGHRVHCLVRDPARLRDHPWRAEVTVVTGDVTRPDTLAGAFEGIDVAYYLVHSLGTGPGFEQTDREAARAFGEAAAKAGCRRIVYLGGLVPRGVPEAELSPHLRSRAETGRALRAGGVPVVELRAAVVLGSGSVSFEMLRHLTERLPMMVTPSWVDTRIQPIAVRDVLRYLAACADPGALPPDTDRVFDIGGPEVLTYREMMRRYARIAGLPRRVIVPVPVLTPRLSSHWVGLVTPVPNALARPLVESLRHEVVCGEHDIARWVPDPPEGLLGFDRAVRLALKRIQDAEVTTRWSSASLPGAPSDPLPTDPAWAGGSLYEDLRERTVTTPPETVWRTIEGIGGSNGWYSLPLAWSVRGRLDRLVGGVGLRRGRRDQQRLRVGDALDFWRVEEIEPGRLLRLRAEMRLPGLAWLELTVTPTPTGGTHYHQRALFHPHGLAGHAYWWSVAPFHSLVFNAMADNITGNHP; this comes from the coding sequence ATGCCGTCCACCCCTCCCCCGGCCCCCGCCGCCCCGCAGCGCTGCCTGGTCACCGGCGCGACCGGCTACCTCGGCGGCCGGCTGGTGCCCGAACTGCTCGAGGCCGGGCACCGGGTGCACTGCCTGGTCCGCGACCCGGCCCGGCTGCGGGACCACCCCTGGCGGGCCGAGGTGACGGTCGTGACCGGGGACGTCACCCGGCCGGACACCCTGGCCGGGGCCTTCGAGGGCATCGACGTCGCCTACTACCTGGTGCACTCGCTCGGCACCGGGCCCGGCTTCGAGCAGACCGACCGGGAGGCGGCCCGGGCCTTCGGCGAGGCGGCGGCGAAGGCCGGCTGCCGCCGGATCGTCTACCTCGGCGGCCTCGTCCCGCGCGGGGTGCCCGAGGCCGAGCTCTCCCCCCACCTCCGCTCCCGCGCCGAGACCGGCCGCGCCCTGCGGGCGGGCGGCGTCCCGGTGGTGGAGCTGCGGGCGGCCGTGGTGCTCGGCTCCGGCTCGGTCTCCTTCGAGATGCTGCGCCACCTGACCGAACGCCTGCCGATGATGGTCACCCCCAGCTGGGTGGACACCCGCATCCAGCCGATCGCCGTCCGCGACGTGCTCCGCTACCTGGCCGCCTGCGCCGACCCAGGGGCGCTCCCGCCCGACACCGACCGGGTCTTCGACATCGGCGGGCCGGAGGTGCTGACCTACCGGGAGATGATGCGCCGTTACGCCCGGATCGCCGGGCTGCCCCGGCGGGTGATCGTGCCGGTGCCGGTGCTCACGCCCCGGCTCTCCAGCCACTGGGTCGGGCTGGTCACCCCGGTGCCGAACGCGCTGGCCCGCCCGCTGGTCGAGTCGCTCCGGCACGAAGTGGTCTGCGGCGAGCACGACATCGCCCGCTGGGTGCCCGACCCGCCGGAGGGGCTGCTCGGCTTCGACCGGGCCGTCCGGCTGGCCCTCAAGCGGATCCAGGACGCCGAGGTCACCACCCGCTGGTCCTCCGCCTCGCTCCCCGGCGCACCGAGTGACCCGCTCCCCACGGACCCGGCGTGGGCCGGCGGCAGTCTGTACGAGGACCTCCGCGAACGCACCGTCACCACCCCGCCCGAGACGGTCTGGCGCACGATCGAGGGCATCGGCGGCAGCAACGGCTGGTACTCCCTCCCGCTCGCCTGGTCCGTGCGGGGCCGGCTGGACCGGCTGGTGGGCGGGGTCGGCCTGCGGCGCGGGCGCCGCGACCAGCAGCGGCTCCGGGTCGGCGACGCCCTGGACTTCTGGCGGGTCGAGGAGATCGAACCGGGCCGCCTGCTGCGCCTGCGCGCCGAGATGCGGCTCCCCGGCCTGGCCTGGCTCGAACTCACCGTCACCCCCACGCCCACCGGCGGCACCCACTACCACCAGCGCGCCCTCTTCCACCCGCACGGCCTGGCCGGCCACGCCTACTGGTGGTCCGTCGCCCCCTTCCACTCCCTGGTCTTCAACGCCATGGCCGACAACATCACCGGCAACCACCCCTGA
- a CDS encoding nucleotidyltransferase domain-containing protein, with translation MEISAPPVTGLDPDGFLAREGSIDLVPDLFAPVVAAAWEGIAAAFGPELLHSAYLYGSIPRGTARPGSSDLDLLLALHRPPTPADRAAAKDQEAFLDDSFPQIDGVGILLYDTATLLSELERYDLGWFLACLCTPLLGPDLAEQLPRYRPTPLLARETNGDLHLAVPRWQAQRDTADPQRLTRIVSRRLLRSALTLVMPRWGGWTSDLARSAEIAAHYYPERAEQLRRAATATPADLPMLLDELAPWLAAEYLAVHGPKAPRP, from the coding sequence GTGGAGATCAGCGCGCCGCCCGTGACCGGGCTCGACCCCGACGGCTTCCTCGCTCGCGAGGGCTCGATCGACCTGGTGCCGGACCTGTTCGCCCCGGTGGTGGCCGCTGCCTGGGAGGGGATCGCCGCCGCCTTCGGGCCGGAACTGCTGCACAGCGCCTACCTGTACGGGAGCATCCCGCGCGGCACGGCCCGCCCGGGCAGCTCCGACCTCGACCTGCTGCTCGCGCTGCACCGGCCGCCCACCCCGGCCGACCGGGCCGCGGCGAAGGACCAGGAAGCCTTCCTGGACGATTCCTTCCCGCAGATCGACGGCGTCGGCATCCTGCTCTACGACACCGCCACCCTGCTGAGCGAGCTGGAGCGGTACGACCTCGGCTGGTTCCTGGCCTGCCTCTGCACCCCGCTGCTCGGCCCGGACCTCGCCGAGCAGCTGCCCCGCTACCGCCCCACCCCGCTGCTCGCCCGCGAGACCAACGGCGACCTGCACCTCGCCGTCCCGCGCTGGCAGGCCCAGCGCGACACCGCCGACCCGCAGCGGCTCACCCGCATCGTCAGCCGCCGCCTGCTGCGCTCCGCCCTCACCCTGGTGATGCCCCGCTGGGGCGGCTGGACCAGCGACCTGGCCCGGTCCGCCGAGATCGCCGCCCACTACTACCCCGAGCGCGCCGAGCAGCTGCGCCGGGCGGCCACCGCCACCCCCGCCGACCTCCCGATGCTCCTCGACGAGCTCGCCCCCTGGCTGGCCGCCGAGTACCTGGCCGTCCACGGCCCCAAGGCTCCCCGCCCCTGA